One Pogoniulus pusillus isolate bPogPus1 chromosome 10, bPogPus1.pri, whole genome shotgun sequence genomic window carries:
- the CBLN2 gene encoding cerebellin-2 has translation MGRRRRGALPEPAGGGGCCCCLAAALPLLLLLLPAGCSVRAQNDTEPIVLEGKCLVVCDSSPSADGAITSSLGISVRSGSAKVAFSATRSTNHEPSEMSNRTMTIYFDQVLVNIGNHFDLTSSIFVAPRKGIYSFSFHVVKVYNRQTIQVSLMQNGYPVISAFAGDQDVTREAASNGVLLHMEREDKVHLKLERGNLMGGWKYSTFSGFLVFPL, from the exons atggggcggcggcggcggggggcgcTGCCGGAgccggcgggcggcggcggctgctgctgctgcctggcggcggcgctgccgctgctgctactgcttctGCCCGCCGGGTGCTCGGTGCGGGCGCAGAACGACACGGAGCCCATCGTGCTGGAGGGGAAGTGCCTGGTGGTGTGCGACTCCAGCCCCTCGGCCGACGGCGCcatcacctcctccctggggatctCGGTGCGCTCGGGCAGCGCCAAGGTGGCCTTCTCGGCCACCCGCAGCACCAACCACGAGCCCTCCGAGATGAGCAACCGCACCATGACCATCTACTTCGACCAG GTATTAGTTAATATTGGCAACCATTTTGACCTTACTTCCAGTATATTTGTAGCACCAAGAAAAGGGATTTATAGTTTCAGTTTCCACGTGGTCAAGGTCTATAACAGACAAACTATCCAG GTAAGTTTAATGCAAAACGGCTACCCAGTGATTTCAGCTTTTGCAGGGGATCAGGACGTCACCAGAGAAGCAGCCAGCAACGGGGTCTTGCTCCACATGGAAAGAGAAGACAAAGTGCATCTCAAACTGGAAAGGGGCAACCTCATGGGAGGGTGGAAATACTCAACCTTCTCCGGCTTCTTAGTCTTTCCGCTATAA